A single region of the Vagococcus teuberi genome encodes:
- a CDS encoding ABC transporter permease: MTFNEFIFKHTIRNKSLYLAYLLSTLTTVMTFFTFSTFAHHPMLSHENMSQVVIVGMNVSSLIIFVFSFFYVLYSMDIFLQSRKKEFGLLLIQGMSPKQLRKMVFGENTLVGFVATIGGILLGLIFSQLLLFLSKSILGIELPFYFPMYSIIITFIAFTLLFFSISLFIQLKIPKMDIQALLQSDENGKGELKVSPFKSLLAVLLIGGGYTIALIVKGIQVFFSMIPVILVVIVGTHFLFNQLSILVISRLKKNKHRFWNKTNMLVYSDLGFRMKDNARSFFLVSVITTVAFAAIGSLTGFKEMTYSSVDAMTYDFYLTDIDGKKQELAKNLDVMQREIDNENLDMMELRMKLVNVPSNEHHNGYRVISHHTYQELAQFIGNKALPDDSKTYRVETKHEDMSSNYQKGYLKQLPVPNQASLSVESIQVKKEVIPGFQNVYVVPKEVYRAFIDQYGEQQEIGWLADNKTRDKQVHVASRLADIQGLKSKALIMQSITDIYTPVLFVGFFIGAIFFVSAGSFLYFRLYSDMSVDTEKFRMVYQLGISRKDMKRMVYRQVAILFFTPIIVSSIHGIVALKSMYAMFGQVLQITAFWVIGIFLIIQISYYLIARAFYFKKLYKEVTVD; the protein is encoded by the coding sequence ATGACTTTTAATGAATTTATATTCAAGCATACTATACGTAATAAATCATTGTATTTAGCTTATCTTCTTAGCACGCTGACGACAGTGATGACCTTTTTCACCTTTTCAACTTTTGCACATCATCCTATGTTAAGTCATGAGAATATGAGTCAGGTTGTAATAGTAGGAATGAATGTTTCATCTTTGATTATTTTTGTGTTTTCCTTTTTTTATGTTTTGTATTCGATGGATATATTTTTGCAATCGAGAAAAAAAGAATTTGGTTTGTTACTAATTCAGGGTATGTCGCCGAAGCAACTAAGAAAAATGGTATTTGGCGAAAATACGCTTGTTGGGTTTGTAGCGACAATAGGTGGGATATTATTAGGATTAATTTTTTCTCAATTACTCCTTTTTTTAAGTAAATCGATATTAGGTATTGAGTTACCATTTTATTTTCCTATGTATTCGATTATCATCACCTTTATTGCCTTTACTTTGTTGTTTTTTTCTATTTCTTTATTTATTCAATTAAAAATACCAAAAATGGATATTCAAGCACTTCTACAAAGTGATGAGAATGGTAAAGGTGAGCTAAAAGTGTCACCATTCAAGTCATTATTAGCTGTCTTGTTAATTGGTGGTGGGTATACAATTGCTCTTATTGTTAAAGGAATACAAGTATTTTTTTCGATGATACCAGTTATTTTAGTTGTTATAGTCGGAACGCATTTTTTATTTAATCAACTTAGTATCCTAGTGATTTCGCGATTGAAAAAAAATAAACACCGGTTTTGGAATAAAACCAATATGCTGGTCTACTCTGATTTAGGATTTCGGATGAAAGATAACGCACGTTCCTTTTTCTTGGTGTCAGTTATTACCACTGTAGCATTTGCCGCGATTGGTTCTTTGACAGGGTTTAAAGAGATGACTTATTCCTCAGTTGACGCGATGACCTATGATTTTTATCTGACTGATATTGATGGTAAAAAACAAGAATTAGCCAAAAATCTGGATGTGATGCAACGTGAGATTGATAATGAAAATTTAGACATGATGGAATTACGGATGAAGCTAGTAAACGTCCCATCTAATGAACACCATAACGGATATCGAGTTATTAGTCACCACACATATCAAGAATTGGCACAATTTATTGGCAATAAAGCATTGCCAGATGACAGTAAAACATATCGTGTTGAAACCAAACATGAAGATATGAGTAGTAATTATCAAAAGGGATACTTAAAACAATTACCCGTCCCTAACCAAGCTAGTCTATCTGTGGAGTCAATACAAGTAAAAAAAGAAGTCATTCCAGGATTTCAAAATGTCTATGTTGTACCGAAAGAAGTATATAGAGCCTTTATTGATCAATACGGTGAGCAACAAGAAATTGGTTGGTTAGCCGATAATAAAACACGCGACAAACAAGTGCATGTGGCAAGTCGGTTAGCGGATATACAAGGGCTAAAAAGTAAGGCACTTATTATGCAATCAATCACAGATATCTATACTCCCGTCTTATTTGTTGGGTTTTTTATAGGTGCTATCTTTTTTGTTTCTGCGGGTAGTTTTTTATATTTTAGATTGTATAGTGATATGTCTGTGGATACGGAAAAATTTCGAATGGTTTATCAGTTAGGGATTAGTCGGAAAGACATGAAACGCATGGTATATCGGCAAGTGGCCATCTTGTTTTTCACACCAATTATTGTTTCATCTATTCATGGAATTGTTGCACTTAAATCAATGTACGCCATGTTTGGACAAGTGCTACAAATTACAGCCTTTTGGGTTATAGGCATATTTTTAATTATCCAAATTAGCTATTATCTAATTGCTAGAGCATTTTATTTTAAAAAATTATATAAAGAAGTCACTGTAGATTAA
- a CDS encoding ABC transporter ATP-binding protein: MLELKNVTKSYGSRDLLFQALKGVSLTVDKGEFVGIMGPSGSGKSTLLNLIGTIDKPTTGQVLLDGENPSELNQDDLAKFRRNELGFVFQGFNLMPTLTVGENIVLPLTLDGENVELMTNALNDMAQILGIEQLLDKRISQISGGQAQRVAIARAMIHEPKLLLADEPTGNLDTKASKEVMRLLSNLNQRLHSTILMVTHDAFAASYCQKIMFIKDGELIQEIQRHASQSEFYDDILVCLKQLDGEADDF, encoded by the coding sequence ATGTTAGAATTAAAAAATGTCACAAAGTCTTATGGCTCACGTGACTTGCTTTTTCAAGCATTAAAAGGTGTATCATTAACGGTCGATAAGGGGGAGTTTGTTGGGATTATGGGCCCTTCTGGTAGCGGTAAATCAACGTTATTAAATTTAATCGGGACGATTGATAAACCTACAACCGGTCAAGTCTTACTTGATGGGGAAAACCCTTCTGAATTGAATCAAGATGACCTAGCAAAATTTAGACGTAATGAATTAGGATTTGTGTTTCAGGGGTTTAACTTAATGCCTACATTGACAGTCGGAGAAAATATTGTTTTGCCACTGACGTTGGATGGTGAAAATGTTGAATTGATGACAAATGCTCTAAATGATATGGCACAAATTTTAGGGATAGAACAATTGCTCGATAAAAGAATTAGCCAAATATCAGGAGGTCAAGCTCAACGCGTGGCTATTGCAAGAGCGATGATTCATGAACCAAAGTTGTTGCTAGCCGATGAACCTACTGGAAATCTAGATACCAAGGCGTCTAAGGAGGTCATGAGGTTACTCTCCAACTTAAACCAACGATTACATTCTACTATTTTAATGGTGACACATGACGCGTTTGCAGCTAGCTATTGTCAAAAAATTATGTTTATTAAAGATGGTGAACTTATACAAGAAATTCAACGACATGCTTCTCAGAGTGAATTTTATGATGATATTTTAGTGTGTTTGAAACAGTTAGACGGTGAAGCAGATGACTTTTAA
- a CDS encoding Na+/H+ antiporter yields MAVLEATILFIILVIISNIISHYLVAIPTALIEISVGVIVALFLHIDIELQTDWFMLLFVAPLLYSDAKHFPKKELWELRTPIFANAILLVFLTTIAGGLLINVFIPQVSLPLAFALAAVLSPTDPVAVQGIAEQVKLPKKILTLISGESLINDASGLIAFKYALAAFLTGYFSLKQATGDFIYMTIIGIVIGYVINKLIYMIQRTLLRQGIQDVILHSSLQVMTPFVIFIAAELVHASGVIAVVVAGVMAIQQEPLFRGRFSEIKIVTNKLWDIIIYLLNGIVFVILGTTLPYAMRAAIIDPSISNGLLILYVLIVWVILMSIRTLWSYTYMWYDYLKSQKTMSLKPKFSVAVLTGLTGVRGAVTMAMVLSIPFFLPDGNVFQERYLIIFLASGVILVSLLVAVITLPIFTKQKKRLVLTGDEANPEPIDDLSDDTQLPEIEARKLITKQAIKSLKQDLTPENELIINDILQDLDKQLRFLYLDDDRTSNEIYYKLELEYRHLAADYETKKVCELLPMLNLPKKTEKNYLNMLYYKQRAHSSNINMMAHQYLYKIQKKTKRLIYQSILKKQSDSYQLDTIKKITTLEVNSSEATVNMLQTCQHHLDQSDRYFTVRYNILNQLMMEYQSKVHRLQHYHLVQEASYQELYQDYFLRALDEERGMIQTLLEKGLISNTMANQLRQGINYSETSFLQTNVED; encoded by the coding sequence ATGGCCGTTTTAGAAGCGACGATTTTATTTATTATACTTGTTATAATATCCAATATTATTAGTCATTATCTCGTAGCAATTCCAACTGCCTTAATAGAAATTAGTGTGGGCGTGATTGTGGCGTTATTCTTACATATAGATATTGAATTACAAACAGATTGGTTCATGTTATTATTTGTTGCACCACTCCTTTATAGTGATGCCAAACATTTTCCAAAGAAAGAATTATGGGAGTTACGGACCCCTATCTTTGCCAATGCTATTTTATTAGTTTTTTTGACGACAATAGCAGGCGGATTATTGATTAATGTGTTTATCCCTCAAGTTAGTTTACCGCTAGCTTTTGCGTTGGCTGCTGTCTTGTCTCCAACTGATCCAGTTGCCGTTCAAGGTATTGCCGAGCAAGTAAAATTGCCTAAAAAAATTCTAACGTTGATTAGTGGCGAGAGTTTAATTAATGATGCTAGTGGGTTAATTGCGTTTAAATATGCACTCGCAGCCTTTTTAACCGGTTACTTTTCTCTCAAACAGGCAACAGGAGATTTTATTTATATGACGATTATCGGGATTGTCATTGGATATGTGATTAATAAATTAATTTACATGATTCAACGAACATTACTCAGACAGGGCATTCAAGATGTGATTTTACACTCATCATTACAAGTTATGACTCCTTTTGTGATTTTTATAGCTGCTGAACTGGTACATGCTTCTGGAGTGATTGCCGTTGTGGTAGCTGGTGTGATGGCGATTCAACAAGAACCACTATTTCGTGGACGATTTTCAGAAATCAAAATTGTGACAAATAAATTATGGGATATCATTATCTATTTATTAAATGGTATTGTGTTTGTTATTTTAGGAACAACGCTCCCATATGCGATGCGCGCTGCTATTATTGATCCATCAATTAGCAATGGGCTATTGATTTTATATGTACTCATTGTCTGGGTTATCTTAATGAGTATTCGCACACTTTGGTCTTACACGTATATGTGGTACGACTACCTTAAATCCCAAAAGACCATGTCACTTAAGCCAAAATTTTCTGTTGCTGTATTAACTGGATTAACAGGTGTTAGAGGGGCTGTTACAATGGCAATGGTCTTATCAATTCCTTTCTTTTTACCGGATGGAAATGTCTTCCAAGAAAGATATTTGATTATCTTTTTAGCTAGTGGGGTTATTTTAGTGAGTTTATTAGTCGCCGTGATTACATTACCGATTTTTACCAAGCAAAAGAAACGATTAGTTCTGACAGGCGATGAAGCAAATCCAGAACCAATTGATGATCTTTCAGATGACACTCAATTGCCAGAAATTGAAGCACGAAAATTAATTACAAAACAAGCAATTAAATCCTTGAAACAAGATTTGACTCCTGAAAACGAATTGATTATCAACGACATTTTACAAGATTTAGATAAACAATTAAGGTTTCTTTACTTAGATGACGATCGAACATCAAATGAGATATATTATAAATTAGAACTTGAATACCGTCACCTTGCTGCAGATTATGAAACAAAAAAAGTGTGTGAGCTGTTACCAATGCTCAACTTACCAAAGAAAACTGAAAAAAACTATTTAAACATGTTATATTATAAACAACGTGCTCATTCAAGTAATATCAACATGATGGCTCATCAATATTTATATAAAATACAAAAGAAAACCAAACGATTAATTTATCAATCTATCTTAAAAAAACAATCAGATTCCTATCAATTGGATACAATCAAAAAAATTACAACATTAGAAGTGAACAGTTCAGAAGCAACTGTCAATATGCTTCAAACGTGTCAACATCATCTCGATCAATCAGATAGGTATTTTACTGTGCGATATAATATTTTGAATCAATTAATGATGGAATACCAAAGTAAAGTACATCGACTTCAGCATTATCACCTAGTACAAGAAGCAAGTTATCAAGAACTGTATCAAGATTATTTTTTACGTGCACTAGACGAGGAACGTGGAATGATTCAAACATTACTTGAAAAAGGGCTTATCTCAAATACTATGGCAAATCAGTTACGACAAGGGATTAACTATAGTGAAACATCTTTCTTACAAACAAACGTTGAAGATTAA
- the glmS gene encoding glutamine--fructose-6-phosphate transaminase (isomerizing) produces MCGIVGVIGNNRAKDILLTGLEKLEYRGYDSAGIMVADDSQAYLVKTPGRVSELRALANDVPEGHTGIGHTRWATHGVPNTENAHPHQSTSGKFCLVHNGVIENYLELKNDYLTDIALKGDTDSEIVVELVDYFYRQGKTPFEAFKAALDKVEGSYAIALMDVKDSNTLYLAKNKSPLLIGLGDNCHYVGSDAMAMINETNEFVEIKDGERIILTPSELTIFDRESNKLTRESFVADIDATDTEKGLYPHYMLKEIDEQPSVMRKLISEYLTEDGKTTIDENIISHMASSDRIYIVGCGTSWHAGLVGKKIIEELTNIPVEVHLASEMGYDMPILSEKPFFIFLTQSGETADSRQVLVKVNELNLPSLTITNVKGSTLSREATYTLLLHAGPEIAVASTKAYTSQIAVMAYLAQSIGLKKGLEKASSIDLAHEMAIIASIMDSMISEKELIADLSESFLGTTRNAFFIGRGLDYAVSMEAALKLKEISYIQAEGFAAGELKHGTIALIEEGTPVISIITDEKTASHTRGNAKEVESRGANVLTISLENVAQEGDQLVLLPVHELLTPLVSVVPLQLLAYYASLQRGLDVDKPRNLAKSVTVE; encoded by the coding sequence ATGTGTGGAATAGTTGGAGTAATCGGAAATAACCGAGCAAAAGATATTTTATTAACAGGATTAGAAAAATTAGAATATAGAGGCTATGATTCAGCTGGTATTATGGTTGCGGATGACAGTCAAGCATACCTTGTAAAGACACCAGGTCGTGTGAGTGAGTTAAGAGCTTTAGCAAATGACGTTCCTGAAGGCCATACTGGAATCGGTCATACGCGTTGGGCAACTCATGGTGTGCCAAATACAGAAAATGCACACCCACATCAATCAACAAGTGGGAAATTCTGTTTAGTACATAACGGTGTGATTGAAAACTATTTAGAGTTAAAGAATGATTATTTAACTGATATCGCCTTAAAAGGGGATACAGATAGTGAGATTGTCGTTGAATTGGTTGATTATTTTTATCGTCAAGGTAAAACACCTTTTGAAGCGTTTAAAGCTGCTTTAGACAAAGTAGAAGGTTCTTATGCGATTGCATTAATGGATGTAAAAGATAGCAACACGCTATATCTTGCGAAAAATAAAAGCCCGTTACTAATCGGACTTGGCGACAATTGCCATTATGTTGGTAGTGATGCAATGGCAATGATTAATGAAACAAATGAATTCGTTGAAATTAAAGATGGCGAACGCATTATTTTAACACCAAGTGAGTTGACTATTTTTGATAGAGAGTCAAATAAATTAACACGTGAGTCATTTGTAGCAGACATTGATGCAACAGACACTGAAAAAGGTTTATACCCTCATTACATGTTAAAAGAAATTGATGAGCAACCAAGTGTGATGAGAAAATTAATCTCTGAATATTTAACAGAGGATGGTAAGACAACAATTGATGAAAACATTATCTCTCATATGGCATCAAGTGATCGTATCTATATCGTTGGATGTGGTACCAGTTGGCATGCAGGTTTAGTTGGTAAAAAAATCATTGAAGAGTTAACTAATATTCCAGTTGAAGTGCATTTAGCTAGTGAGATGGGCTATGATATGCCAATTCTATCAGAAAAACCTTTCTTCATTTTCTTAACGCAAAGTGGTGAAACAGCCGATAGTCGTCAAGTATTGGTTAAAGTTAATGAATTGAACTTGCCATCACTGACTATTACGAATGTAAAAGGTTCTACATTATCACGTGAAGCGACCTACACATTATTATTACATGCCGGTCCAGAAATTGCTGTAGCATCAACAAAAGCTTATACATCTCAAATTGCAGTTATGGCTTATTTAGCACAATCTATTGGATTAAAAAAAGGATTAGAAAAAGCGTCATCAATTGATTTAGCTCATGAAATGGCGATTATTGCCTCTATAATGGATTCAATGATTAGTGAAAAAGAATTAATAGCTGATCTTAGCGAGTCATTCTTAGGAACAACACGCAATGCCTTCTTTATTGGTCGTGGACTAGATTATGCCGTATCAATGGAAGCAGCGCTTAAATTAAAAGAAATTTCTTATATTCAAGCAGAAGGATTTGCTGCGGGGGAATTAAAACATGGAACCATTGCCTTGATTGAAGAAGGCACACCAGTTATTTCGATTATTACAGATGAAAAAACAGCTAGTCATACACGCGGAAACGCAAAAGAAGTGGAAAGTCGTGGGGCAAATGTTTTAACAATCTCACTTGAAAATGTCGCACAAGAAGGCGACCAACTCGTGTTGTTGCCAGTACATGAACTACTAACACCACTAGTTAGTGTGGTGCCTTTACAATTATTAGCATACTATGCAAGTTTACAAAGAGGGTTAGATGTTGATAAACCACGTAACTTAGCAAAAAGTGTGACAGTAGAATAA
- the glmM gene encoding phosphoglucosamine mutase: MGKYFGTDGVRGVANKELTPELAFKIGRCGGHVLCQHSHLTEGKPQVLVGRDTRISGQLLEQALISGLLSVGIEVLQLGVISTPGVAYLTRTQKAAAGVMISASHNPAEDNGIKFFGPDGFKLSDEEEEEIEALLDAETDVLPRPSALGLGTLNVYREGAQKYIEFLKKTVDEEFTGLSVCLDGANGATTPLINQLFADLDTDFYTMGVRPDGLNINDGVGSTHPEKLAEMVVEKEADLGLAFDGDGDRVIAVDEKGQIVDGDKILYICGKYLAANDELNKDTIVATVMSNLGFHKAVEEAGMTAVTTQVGDRYVVEEMRKSGYNLGGEQSGHIVFLQHNTTGDGLLSGIQLMQVMKASGKKLSELVADIEEYPQKLVNIKVSDKYGAMDVPAIKAIIEEVEGEMNGDGRILVRPSGTEPLLRVMAEAPTEEKVNYYVDKIADVVVKEIGI, from the coding sequence ATGGGTAAATATTTTGGCACTGATGGTGTGAGAGGTGTTGCAAATAAAGAACTAACACCAGAACTAGCATTCAAAATTGGGCGTTGTGGAGGGCATGTCTTATGTCAACATAGCCACTTAACTGAAGGAAAACCACAAGTACTTGTTGGAAGAGACACACGTATTTCTGGACAATTATTAGAACAAGCACTTATTTCAGGACTCCTTTCAGTTGGAATAGAAGTTTTACAGCTAGGTGTGATTTCTACACCAGGCGTGGCGTATTTAACAAGAACGCAAAAAGCAGCAGCAGGTGTGATGATTTCAGCGTCACATAACCCAGCTGAAGATAATGGTATCAAGTTCTTTGGGCCAGATGGATTCAAATTATCTGATGAAGAAGAAGAAGAAATTGAAGCATTATTAGATGCTGAAACCGACGTTTTACCTCGACCATCAGCATTAGGACTTGGAACTTTGAATGTTTATCGTGAAGGTGCGCAAAAATACATTGAATTCTTGAAGAAAACAGTGGATGAAGAATTCACTGGTTTGAGTGTCTGCCTAGATGGAGCAAATGGAGCAACTACTCCGTTAATCAATCAACTTTTTGCAGATTTAGATACAGATTTCTATACAATGGGCGTTAGACCAGATGGGTTAAACATCAATGATGGTGTTGGTTCAACACATCCTGAAAAACTAGCAGAAATGGTTGTTGAAAAAGAAGCTGATTTAGGTTTAGCCTTTGATGGTGATGGTGATCGTGTGATTGCTGTTGATGAAAAAGGACAAATCGTTGATGGAGATAAGATTTTATATATTTGTGGTAAATATCTTGCAGCCAATGATGAGTTAAACAAAGATACAATTGTTGCCACTGTTATGAGTAACTTAGGGTTCCATAAAGCCGTTGAAGAAGCAGGTATGACGGCTGTTACAACTCAAGTTGGTGATAGATATGTGGTTGAAGAGATGCGCAAATCTGGTTACAATCTTGGTGGAGAACAATCAGGACACATCGTCTTCTTACAACACAACACAACAGGTGATGGGTTACTTTCAGGCATTCAATTGATGCAAGTAATGAAAGCTTCTGGTAAAAAATTATCCGAATTAGTAGCCGACATTGAAGAATACCCACAAAAATTAGTGAACATTAAAGTGTCAGATAAATATGGTGCGATGGATGTTCCGGCTATAAAAGCGATTATTGAAGAAGTTGAAGGAGAAATGAATGGGGATGGTCGAATCCTTGTAAGACCTTCAGGAACTGAGCCATTACTTCGTGTGATGGCAGAAGCACCAACAGAAGAAAAAGTTAATTATTATGTTGATAAAATTGCTGATGTTGTCGTAAAAGAAATCGGAATTTAA
- a CDS encoding YbbR-like domain-containing protein, with product MKNDRKSPWFIRILSLFFAILLYYNANSFVISHKTNNTVTNLEATAENVPVNVTYNQDKYFISGYKESVSVELTSNNKILLDKESNAETRGFSVVMDLTKYSVGTHEVPLQIVGLPNSVKGTVKPNKLSVTIENKDSNSFKVEPAIDNKIYQDGYSTKEVTIDPMNVKVSGSESSIQEIDRVIAGVSERTNVTGNFSEKVQPYAVNKAGEPLNVRIEPDTVTVNVKVNVPSKRVKITPIQSGTIPKGIKDFTFTLKDDMVDIEGPKEVLDEINGIELKVDTTNIRETTTSSYSVVVPNGVKAIPEMVSITVKPNEAKTTSDSK from the coding sequence TTGGTTTATTAGAATATTATCTTTGTTTTTTGCCATTCTTTTATACTATAATGCCAACTCATTTGTCATATCACATAAGACAAATAACACAGTAACTAATTTGGAAGCAACAGCTGAAAATGTACCAGTTAATGTTACTTATAACCAAGATAAGTATTTTATTTCCGGTTATAAAGAAAGTGTTTCTGTTGAATTGACAAGTAATAATAAAATTTTGTTAGACAAGGAGTCTAATGCTGAAACACGTGGCTTTTCAGTGGTAATGGACTTAACGAAATATAGTGTTGGGACACATGAAGTACCATTGCAAATTGTTGGGTTACCAAATTCGGTTAAAGGAACTGTTAAACCGAATAAATTATCTGTTACCATAGAAAATAAAGATAGCAATTCATTCAAAGTTGAACCAGCGATTGATAATAAAATTTACCAAGACGGATACTCAACAAAAGAAGTGACGATTGATCCAATGAATGTAAAAGTAAGTGGCTCTGAATCGTCCATTCAAGAAATTGATCGAGTCATTGCTGGTGTCAGTGAACGAACAAACGTTACAGGGAATTTTTCAGAGAAAGTGCAGCCATATGCTGTCAATAAAGCTGGAGAACCACTGAATGTTCGAATTGAACCTGATACAGTGACTGTTAATGTAAAAGTCAATGTCCCAAGTAAACGAGTTAAAATTACTCCAATCCAATCAGGGACCATTCCAAAAGGGATTAAAGATTTTACGTTTACACTAAAAGATGACATGGTGGATATAGAAGGACCAAAAGAAGTACTGGATGAAATAAATGGCATAGAGCTTAAGGTTGATACAACAAACATTCGTGAAACGACAACAAGTTCTTATTCTGTGGTTGTACCAAATGGTGTGAAAGCTATACCGGAAATGGTGTCCATAACAGTTAAACCAAATGAAGCAAAAACGACCAGTGATAGTAAATAA